Genomic window (Streptomyces clavuligerus):
CACCCGGGCGGGGCCCGGCCGGGTGCGGGCTTCACCGTGTGCGAGGCGGGCGGGTAGCGTCGGGAGGACCGCGCGAGAAGGGAACCGCCGCCGATGCCGCATCCGTCCCGTTCCGACAACTCCCACGGCTCCACTGGCTCCCACGGTCCCGCCCTGCGGGCGCTCATCCTCGACTTCGTCGGAGTTCTCACGGCCGAGCCGGGCCCCACCATCCGCGCCTGGTGCACGGCGCAGGGGCTCGACCCGGGAGCCTGGGGCAGGACCCTCCAGGACGACCCCGAGGGCCGGTCCCTGTACACGGAGCTGGAGCTGGGGCGGATGGGCCAGGCGGAGTGGAACGCCCGGACGGCACCGCTGCTCGGCCCCGGCGTGGACCCGGTGAACCTGATGGGCCGCGCCTGGGAGGCGGTCCCGACGGCCCGGCGGATGGCCGCCCTCGCCCGCACCGCCCGCGCGTCGGGCCTGCGGCTCGCGCTGCTGTCGAACTCGTTCGGACTCGATCCGCACAACCCGTACACACACGCCGGTATCTGGGACCTGTTTGACGTCCATGTGATCTCCGAGGCGGTCGGCCTGGCCAAGCCCGACCCGGCGATCTACCACCACACCCTGGACCTGCTGGACCTCCCCCCCGAAGCCTGCGTCTTCGCCGACGACCACGCCCCCAACCTCGCCCCGGCCGCCGCCCTCGGCATCACCACGGTCCACGTCACCGACGAACAAACCGCCGTCGCCCGCCTGTCCTCGCTCCTCGGCCTCATACCGCCACGCCCGCTCGCCGCCCACGACTGATCGATCACCTCAGGGCGACGCGCCACGAACGTCTGTGGCGGGGTGCCCGGCGTCACAGGACGGTGTTCGGTGAACGGGATCGGAGAACGGGAAACGGGATCGGGAAACGGGAAACGGGAAACGGACACGACCGGTCCTCCGGCGGGTTCGGGAACCCCTCGGAGGACCGGTCGGTGAGGTGCGGCGGTCCGGTGTCAGTTGTCAGTTGTCAGTAGAGGGTGAGGCGCAGGTGGACCGGCCCGGACCAGGCTTCCGGTTCCAGGGCGATGCGGGCCGCCCGGTGGCCGTTCTCGGCGTACCCGCTCAGGACCTGGTCCACGCGGATGCGTTCGACCGGGGGCAGATAGTGCCAGACCAGGCTGTGCCACACGACGGTGAGGACGTCCGGGTCCACGGGGCGGGCCAGTTCCTCGCGGAGCCAGTCGGCCGCAGGGGCGCGGTCCACCCGGGGCCGTTCCGCTGCCGCGACCTCCAGGGCCGCTTCCAGCAGCGTCAGGTCCTCGGTGTGCTCGGGCGGGAGGAAGGAGCGCAGGACGGCGGTGTCGACGGGGTCGGCGGGGTCACGGGGTGCCAGGTCGCAGCCGGCGCGTTCGACGATCTCGTACGCGCCGGGCCGGGAGCGGGGGCCCGCCGGGAGGCGGACCGGGGAGGAGGCCGGGCCCCACTCCCCCGCCGGGCCGTACCAGCGGTAGTGGTCGGGGAGCAGGCCGAGCCCGGCGCACGCGCCCAGTTCCAGCAGGCGCACCCGGCCGCCGCCGAGGAGGCAGAGACCGTCCTGGAGCACGGCGGCGCGCTGCGGCTGGTGCTGCTGGACGGGTTCCCGCAGCGCGGCCTCGATCACGGCGGGGTGGCGCAGGAGGACGTCCCGCGCGGCGCTCCAGAGGCCGTCGGCCGAGGGGGGCGTGCCGGGTGAGCGGAGGGCGGCGCGGAACCGGGCGGCCAGCTCCGGGGCGCTGCCGTCCACCATCAACCGGTGCAGTCCGGCCAGGGCGCGCAGACCGAAGAGGGGCTGTGTGCGCTCGGGGTGGCCCAGCAGGGTCCGGCCCACCGCGCCGCCGTCCCGGATGTCCCGGGCGAGTCCCGCGAGGAGCGCGGCGGACGCGGGCGCGGTGGGGCCGAGGGCGGTGGCGAAGGCGCCGAGTTCACCGATGAGGCGGGGGGCGTCCCCCGGGGTGGCGGTGCGGGTCACTCGGAGCCTGCCCCGGCCGGTTCGGGCATCCCCAGCAGGGCGGACTGGTCGATCCTGTTGCCGATGGCGTCGCGGTACGGGGAGGCGTCGGCGAGGTGGTCGAGCAGGTTGCGGGCGCGGGAGTGCAGGGCGCCGACCCGGCGGCGGTAGCCGTCGACGACGGGCGGGCAGTGCAGCAGGGCGCGCAGTTCGGCCCGTGCGGTCAGGTCGGCGCGGGCGGCCGTACGAAGGGTGTGCATGCGGTTCCGTTCGCGGGGGTCGGCGCTCGCCAGGGCGTGGGCGAGCAGCAGGGTGGGGGTGCCGTTGGCGAGGTCCTCGTCGGTCTCGGGGGTGACGTCGGCGTTGTCGTTGTGGACCTGCCGCAGGACGCCGAGGAGTTGGCCGAGTACGGTCCACGCCTCCAGGGCGCGGGGGTCGGTGACGGCGGCGCGCGCGGCCATACGGGCGTCCCTGCCGTATCCGGCGCCGGTCTTGCCGGTGTAGGCGCGCATCACCCGTTCCCAGGTCAGCGCCTCGCTGTCGCGTGCGGTGTCGTCGAGTTGTCCGGCGCCCGCGGCGACGGTGCTCCAGCCGAGGTCACGCCGCCAGCCGCGGGCGAGTTCCGCGGGGACGCCGGGTCCTTCGACGGCCGCCTCGGGCAGGACGCCCAGGCACAGGACGCCGCCGATGAGGAGTTCATGGGCGCTGCCGTGGTCGCCCGGGGCGGCGTCGACGAGGTCGTCCAGGGCTTCGGTGCCCGCGAACCACAGGGTGGAGGCCACGGCGACCGGGACGGCGGGGGCGGGGTTCCCGCTGATGGCGCCCAGGACGGCGAGGGCGAACAGGCGGTTGGACAGGGGGCCCTGCTGCTGGAGCGCGGTGGTGACGATGGCGCGGACGGGGTCGTGGAGCCTGCTTCCGGGCGGGCAGGCGCGGTCGATCACGGCGAGGGTGTCCTCTCGCACCTGCTGGTCCCAGGGGATCAGAACCCCCCAGGGATGCCCGTTGAGAGAGTCCGGGACCGTGTTCGTCACGGGGGATTCGATGCCGCTCACAGCTTTCCCCTTTCTGTTCATCCGGAATTAACCTTGCTGCCACCCGGGCGGCTTGCGGAGCGCCGCTTTCCGAATTTTCCGCGGGGCCCGTTGGCACGCCCTCTTAACGCGGCGGACAAAGCGCGGCACTCACACCTTTCAGCGTGACGTAAGTCACCGCAAAGAAAGGGTCGAATCCCTGACACTCGCTCCACCAGCACGTACAGCCGAGCGAGCGGACGGCCGACCGCTCAGATCGACTGTGACCCAGGTCACATGAGAGGGATTGAGAAGGCGGCCCGCCGCTCCCGTTATTCAGGTCGAAGGCACCGGGAAGGACCCGCACCGGCAGGACCGGATAACCGGGTGACCGCCTTCAGAGCTTTACGGGAAATCGCTTCATCCAGCAGCCCCGTCGGCTCCCCGTATCCATTCGATGTGAAAGGGAAATGCCATGCGTGACATCGACACCGCACTGACGGCCGCGCTCTCCGCCCTCTCCGGCGACACCGCCGAGAGCCCCCTCACCCTCCCCGACGACATCGACGTGCTCGAACTCCGCCCGCAGAACAACTGCTGACAGCAGAACGCGTCCAGAAGAAACCCACCCGACACAACGGAAGGCCCACTCCCATGCGTGACATCGACCCCGCCCTCGCCGACGCCGTCGCCGCCCTCTCCGGCGACACCACCGAAAGCCCCCTCACCCTCCCCGACACCATGGACGTCCTCGAAGGCAACCCGACCAACGGCTGCTGAACCCCCGAGCGCACCGCGCGTTCACCACTCGCACACCGCACATCTCACAGACCCACCTCGAAGGGAACCTCCATGCGTGACATCGACCCCGCCCTCGCCGACGCCGTCGCCGCCCTCTCCGGCGACACCGCCGAAAGCCCCCTCACCCTCCCCGACACCATGGACGTCCTCGAAGGCAACCCGACCAACCACTGCTGACAGCAGGTCGGCACAGCACGAAAGGCACCATCCATGCGTAACGCCGAATCCGCCCTGAGGGCCGCCCGCGCCGCCCTGTCCGGGGACGGCGTCGAA
Coding sequences:
- a CDS encoding HAD-IA family hydrolase, whose protein sequence is MPHPSRSDNSHGSTGSHGPALRALILDFVGVLTAEPGPTIRAWCTAQGLDPGAWGRTLQDDPEGRSLYTELELGRMGQAEWNARTAPLLGPGVDPVNLMGRAWEAVPTARRMAALARTARASGLRLALLSNSFGLDPHNPYTHAGIWDLFDVHVISEAVGLAKPDPAIYHHTLDLLDLPPEACVFADDHAPNLAPAAALGITTVHVTDEQTAVARLSSLLGLIPPRPLAAHD
- a CDS encoding DUF2332 domain-containing protein, translating into MTRTATPGDAPRLIGELGAFATALGPTAPASAALLAGLARDIRDGGAVGRTLLGHPERTQPLFGLRALAGLHRLMVDGSAPELAARFRAALRSPGTPPSADGLWSAARDVLLRHPAVIEAALREPVQQHQPQRAAVLQDGLCLLGGGRVRLLELGACAGLGLLPDHYRWYGPAGEWGPASSPVRLPAGPRSRPGAYEIVERAGCDLAPRDPADPVDTAVLRSFLPPEHTEDLTLLEAALEVAAAERPRVDRAPAADWLREELARPVDPDVLTVVWHSLVWHYLPPVERIRVDQVLSGYAENGHRAARIALEPEAWSGPVHLRLTLY
- a CDS encoding polyprenyl synthetase family protein, yielding MSGIESPVTNTVPDSLNGHPWGVLIPWDQQVREDTLAVIDRACPPGSRLHDPVRAIVTTALQQQGPLSNRLFALAVLGAISGNPAPAVPVAVASTLWFAGTEALDDLVDAAPGDHGSAHELLIGGVLCLGVLPEAAVEGPGVPAELARGWRRDLGWSTVAAGAGQLDDTARDSEALTWERVMRAYTGKTGAGYGRDARMAARAAVTDPRALEAWTVLGQLLGVLRQVHNDNADVTPETDEDLANGTPTLLLAHALASADPRERNRMHTLRTAARADLTARAELRALLHCPPVVDGYRRRVGALHSRARNLLDHLADASPYRDAIGNRIDQSALLGMPEPAGAGSE